The following are from one region of the Salicibibacter kimchii genome:
- a CDS encoding enoyl-CoA hydratase/isomerase family protein has product MEDLLFEVKDGIATITLNRPDSLNAFSVKMIEDWIDALEEVRDNDDIRVLVLTGTGKAFCAGGDLKTMKNGQGFLNKDGYEEKDFSSTGLNRKNSLWKHVQRIPLLMEEIDKPTIAAINGDAIGAGLDMTLQCDIRIASEHARFGEGYVKVGLVPGDGGGYYLPRIVGLDRALEMLWTGKIIDSAEAAEIGLVTRVVTSENLLDESYTLASKIAQGPQQAIRLMKRTVYQGLKTDLRTSLDQVSSFMGLVTEHPDYQEGLNAIIEKRKPKFK; this is encoded by the coding sequence ATGGAAGATTTGTTATTTGAAGTAAAGGACGGCATTGCAACAATCACGTTAAATCGACCGGATTCATTGAATGCATTTAGCGTAAAAATGATTGAAGATTGGATCGATGCGCTTGAAGAAGTGCGTGACAACGATGACATTCGAGTCTTGGTGCTAACCGGTACAGGAAAAGCGTTTTGTGCAGGCGGTGATCTCAAGACGATGAAAAATGGTCAAGGGTTTCTTAATAAGGACGGGTATGAAGAGAAGGATTTCTCTTCGACAGGCCTCAATCGAAAAAATAGTTTGTGGAAGCATGTTCAGAGAATTCCACTATTAATGGAAGAGATAGATAAACCAACGATAGCTGCTATTAATGGAGATGCAATTGGAGCAGGGTTAGATATGACGCTTCAATGTGATATTCGTATCGCTTCAGAGCATGCTCGTTTTGGGGAAGGATACGTCAAAGTAGGACTCGTCCCGGGAGATGGCGGGGGCTATTATTTGCCGAGGATTGTAGGGCTTGATCGAGCACTTGAAATGTTATGGACCGGAAAAATTATTGATTCAGCGGAAGCAGCTGAAATTGGACTTGTCACACGCGTTGTTACGTCGGAAAATCTATTAGATGAATCATATACTTTAGCAAGTAAAATTGCTCAAGGTCCTCAACAAGCGATAAGGTTAATGAAAAGAACCGTTTATCAGGGACTCAAAACGGATTTGCGGACCTCCCTTGATCAGGTTTCCTCTTTTATGGGGCTGGTAACAGAACACCCCGATTATCAAGAGGGCTTAAATGCCATTATTGAAAAAAGAAAACCTAAATTTAAATAA
- a CDS encoding enoyl-CoA hydratase/isomerase family protein, which yields MEFELIQLDVKERWATVTINRPDVRNALNAQVLEEMEEALDEVGQRGDVDGVIFTGAGEKAFAAGADIKQLRDKKALDALSPGIQAMYDKLADFEKPTIAMINGVAAGGGCELALACDIRLASTKAKIGLPELNLGIIPGAGGTQRLTRLVGKGKAVEMILRGKLVAADEAHRIGLVNDVVEPEALEEKTREITADISAKGPLAVRLAKMVVIRGADSNLESAQLLEKLAQAVAFQSDDKYEGTNAFLEKRKPNFQGK from the coding sequence ATGGAATTTGAACTCATTCAATTAGATGTTAAGGAACGATGGGCAACGGTGACGATCAACCGCCCGGACGTGCGCAACGCGCTTAACGCACAGGTGTTAGAGGAAATGGAGGAAGCACTCGATGAAGTAGGTCAGCGCGGGGACGTTGATGGCGTTATTTTTACGGGCGCGGGGGAGAAAGCATTTGCAGCAGGGGCCGACATCAAACAGCTTCGGGATAAGAAAGCGCTTGATGCCCTGTCTCCGGGGATACAAGCGATGTACGACAAACTGGCAGACTTTGAAAAGCCAACGATCGCCATGATCAACGGGGTCGCGGCCGGAGGCGGCTGTGAGCTGGCTTTGGCGTGCGATATTCGGTTGGCAAGCACAAAAGCGAAGATCGGACTTCCGGAATTAAATTTAGGGATTATTCCGGGGGCTGGCGGTACTCAGCGCTTAACCCGACTCGTCGGAAAAGGGAAAGCCGTTGAAATGATTTTGCGGGGAAAATTGGTCGCGGCTGATGAGGCGCATCGCATCGGGCTCGTAAATGATGTGGTCGAACCGGAGGCGCTCGAGGAAAAAACACGGGAAATTACCGCTGATATTTCCGCAAAAGGGCCACTTGCCGTACGACTGGCGAAGATGGTCGTGATCCGGGGAGCAGACTCGAATCTTGAAAGCGCTCAATTATTGGAAAAACTTGCCCAAGCGGTTGCCTTTCAATCTGATGATAAATATGAAGGAACGAATGCTTTTCTGGAGAAAAGAAAACCTAATTTTCAAGGGAAATAA
- a CDS encoding 3-hydroxyacyl-CoA dehydrogenase NAD-binding domain-containing protein, producing MKQISVVGAGTMGRGIAYTAALGGFNVKLHDIDNANLKQAKTSIEELLQKSTDKGFIDANRVKAAKQQLNYESDLQQAVGEADVVIEAVLEEIPLKVEIFQKLDQHCPVHTVLATNTSTLSPTEIGAATNRPDKVIAMHFFNPVHKMKLIEIIKGLDTSEDTVQIVKSLGETMNKETVEVNEFPGFVTSRMNCLIGNEAMNMYMEGVASAEDIDKALKLGLNHPMGPLELVDLVGLDSRLRNMNYLYETLGEKYRPCPLLTKYVKAGKLGRKSGEGFYKYR from the coding sequence ATGAAACAGATCAGTGTGGTTGGAGCCGGAACGATGGGGAGAGGCATTGCTTATACCGCTGCCCTCGGTGGCTTCAACGTAAAACTCCATGACATTGATAACGCGAACCTTAAACAGGCGAAAACATCGATTGAAGAATTACTGCAAAAAAGCACAGACAAAGGATTTATCGATGCCAACCGGGTAAAAGCGGCAAAACAGCAATTAAACTATGAAAGTGATTTGCAGCAAGCCGTCGGTGAAGCGGATGTAGTCATTGAAGCGGTTTTGGAAGAAATTCCATTAAAGGTCGAGATTTTCCAAAAGCTCGACCAACATTGTCCGGTACATACGGTGCTGGCCACGAATACGTCTACGTTAAGCCCTACAGAGATCGGCGCTGCCACGAATCGACCGGATAAAGTTATCGCCATGCATTTTTTCAATCCGGTTCATAAAATGAAACTTATTGAAATCATTAAGGGACTGGATACATCCGAGGACACCGTGCAGATCGTAAAGAGTCTCGGAGAGACAATGAACAAAGAAACGGTGGAAGTCAATGAATTTCCAGGCTTTGTGACGAGCCGCATGAACTGTCTGATTGGAAACGAAGCGATGAATATGTACATGGAAGGCGTTGCATCGGCCGAGGATATCGATAAGGCCCTAAAACTTGGCTTGAACCACCCGATGGGCCCACTTGAATTGGTAGACCTCGTTGGTCTCGATAGTCGTCTTCGAAACATGAATTATTTATATGAAACGTTGGGGGAGAAATACCGTCCTTGCCCGTTGCTCACCAAATATGTGAAAGCCGGAAAATTGGGCCGGAAATCCGGAGAAGGATTTTACAAATACCGCTAG
- a CDS encoding CaiB/BaiF CoA transferase family protein — protein sequence MSLPLEGIKVLELARTLAGPVSGQMLGDLGAEVIKVEQPGRGDEARHFSPPEWEGESCYYLSSNRNKRSITVNLKTEQGKEIIHDLAKDSDVLIENFRTGATEKLGIDYETLKKINPRIIYLSVSGFGRTGPEKDRPGYDILMQGYAGLMSTTGEPGTPYKAGPSVADLTTGILGALGVLAALLARGKTGEGQFVDSSLLDGQIMTLNHLATGFFATGQSAKPMGQGHNSIVPYQVFKASDKNIILAAANDSLWEKACKAMGWEDLLQVEEYKTNQLRVANRDQLIPILSERFAQFTSDEIGAKMDEAGVPCGPVNSVGEAVTSPQAVARETMVSVDHPKIKDLKTPAFPVKLSDTPASVRHHPPLLGEHTEEVLSSLGFNSEKISRMREDGVL from the coding sequence ATGAGTTTACCATTGGAAGGAATAAAAGTTTTAGAACTCGCTCGGACACTTGCCGGGCCGGTATCCGGACAAATGCTAGGGGATCTCGGTGCGGAAGTGATTAAAGTGGAACAGCCTGGAAGGGGGGACGAAGCCAGACATTTCTCCCCTCCGGAATGGGAAGGGGAAAGTTGTTATTATTTAAGCTCTAATCGAAACAAGCGAAGCATCACTGTAAATTTAAAGACGGAACAAGGGAAAGAAATTATTCATGATTTAGCCAAAGATAGTGATGTTTTAATCGAGAACTTCAGAACCGGGGCTACCGAGAAATTAGGGATAGATTATGAAACACTGAAAAAAATCAACCCGCGAATCATCTACTTATCCGTTTCAGGCTTTGGCAGAACCGGCCCAGAAAAAGACCGTCCCGGCTATGATATCTTAATGCAAGGATACGCAGGATTGATGAGTACAACCGGGGAACCGGGTACTCCATATAAGGCGGGTCCGTCGGTCGCTGATTTAACGACAGGTATTCTAGGTGCTTTAGGAGTCTTGGCCGCCTTATTGGCGAGAGGGAAGACAGGTGAAGGACAGTTTGTAGACTCCAGCTTATTGGATGGGCAAATTATGACCTTAAACCACTTGGCTACAGGTTTCTTTGCAACTGGGCAGTCAGCGAAGCCGATGGGGCAAGGGCATAACTCGATCGTGCCTTACCAAGTGTTTAAAGCGAGCGACAAAAATATCATTCTGGCTGCCGCCAATGATAGTCTTTGGGAGAAAGCGTGCAAAGCAATGGGATGGGAAGACTTATTACAAGTGGAAGAATATAAAACAAATCAATTGCGTGTCGCTAACCGAGATCAGCTCATACCTATTTTAAGTGAACGGTTTGCACAATTTACAAGTGATGAAATAGGCGCAAAAATGGACGAAGCCGGTGTTCCTTGCGGCCCCGTGAACTCTGTTGGTGAAGCAGTCACGTCGCCACAAGCCGTTGCCAGAGAGACGATGGTAAGCGTTGATCATCCCAAAATTAAAGATTTAAAAACACCTGCATTTCCGGTTAAACTGTCAGATACCCCGGCATCGGTACGCCACCATCCGCCTTTATTGGGAGAACATACAGAAGAAGTGCTATCATCATTAGGTTTTAACAGTGAAAAGATTTCTCGTATGCGTGAAGATGGGGTGTTATAA
- a CDS encoding acetyl-CoA hydrolase/transferase family protein yields MSDKTVPVSEAVKHVKSHDHLVLAGMCGEPPTLIQALIQQRERLENVTIYNMPLGTPCEYANPEWDRHFKVKSFLLSGVLKDSYKSGMTDYLPVNLSDIPGYMEQLRPNVAFIQCTPPDNEGNLNLGLSADYTLSLIKHAQLVIAEINDQLPWVSGTGIIPSSDIDLFVEGSLSPNELPSATPGETENKIAQYVAELVPDRSTIQIGIGSLANSIISALKNKSALGVHTGTFPEALIDLYENGVVTNEHKEINQGKIVATCLAGTQKLYNYANRHSNIELHPSDYTHSTATISQISQFHAINSAVQIDLTGQINAEKIKDFYIAGVGGQMDFMRGAMASKGGKSIIALPSTAAKGTKSRIVPELSSVTSTKSDVHYVVTEYGIASLYGKTIEERKEELINISHPDFREELTHTI; encoded by the coding sequence ATGTCAGATAAAACGGTACCAGTATCAGAAGCGGTCAAACATGTAAAATCACATGATCATCTCGTACTCGCCGGCATGTGCGGGGAACCCCCGACGCTTATACAAGCGTTGATTCAACAAAGGGAGCGGCTTGAAAATGTTACGATCTATAACATGCCGCTCGGTACTCCATGTGAATACGCGAATCCTGAATGGGATCGGCATTTTAAAGTAAAAAGCTTTCTTTTATCCGGCGTATTGAAAGATTCGTATAAAAGCGGGATGACAGATTACCTTCCCGTGAATCTTTCCGATATACCGGGATATATGGAACAGTTAAGACCGAATGTTGCCTTTATCCAGTGTACGCCGCCCGATAACGAAGGTAACCTTAATTTAGGACTGTCAGCTGACTACACACTCTCATTAATTAAACATGCACAATTGGTGATCGCTGAAATAAATGATCAATTACCTTGGGTGAGTGGCACTGGGATCATTCCATCTTCTGATATTGATTTATTTGTTGAAGGCTCGCTCTCGCCAAATGAACTTCCAAGCGCGACCCCGGGTGAAACGGAGAACAAGATTGCTCAATATGTGGCCGAATTGGTCCCCGACCGTTCGACAATTCAAATTGGCATAGGGTCACTCGCAAACAGCATTATAAGTGCCTTGAAAAATAAATCCGCTCTCGGCGTACACACGGGTACGTTTCCGGAGGCGTTGATCGATTTATATGAGAACGGTGTCGTGACGAATGAACATAAAGAAATCAATCAAGGAAAAATCGTTGCCACGTGTTTAGCTGGGACACAGAAACTATATAACTATGCGAACCGTCATTCGAATATAGAATTACATCCATCTGATTACACGCACAGCACAGCGACCATTTCGCAGATCTCTCAATTTCATGCGATCAATTCGGCCGTACAAATCGATTTAACGGGACAGATTAACGCCGAAAAAATAAAAGATTTTTATATTGCCGGTGTAGGCGGACAGATGGATTTCATGCGCGGTGCTATGGCCTCCAAAGGTGGCAAATCAATCATCGCTCTTCCTTCAACGGCTGCAAAAGGAACAAAATCAAGAATTGTGCCTGAACTTTCCAGTGTTACATCTACAAAATCCGATGTTCATTATGTGGTTACGGAATATGGCATAGCATCGCTGTACGGGAAAACAATTGAAGAAAGAAAAGAAGAGTTAATCAACATAAGCCATCCCGATTTTCGAGAGGAGTTAACCCACACCATCTAA
- a CDS encoding acyl-CoA dehydrogenase family protein codes for MLKELELPIVDLPKETENLREEVRSFLSAELHNESFTTRSDSWLSGFSADFSRKLGERGWLGMTWPKKYGGHERTAFERFVVTEELLAAGAPVAAHWFADRQTGPLLLNYGTEYQRQTLLPRIVRGELFFAIGLSEPNSGSDLASISTRAKKSGNKWVINGSKIWSSGAHHAHYIVVLLRTATHGEKKHEGLSQMIVDLSAPGVTVRPIYLMTGEHHFNEVIFEDVEISEGMIVGEVGGGWKQSMAELAYERSGPERFLSTYPLLKELINQLSETSGQHANIKIGKLASRLWTLRCMSLGVAGLLEKGDSPNIAASLVKDLGTQFEKDVIDVARELIPSRPSMNAPTKFETLLAESILHAPGFTLRGGTTEILRSIIARGIGV; via the coding sequence TTGCTTAAAGAACTAGAATTGCCGATTGTAGATCTGCCAAAGGAAACAGAAAATTTGCGGGAAGAAGTTCGCAGCTTTCTTTCTGCAGAATTGCATAATGAATCGTTTACAACTCGAAGTGACTCTTGGCTAAGTGGTTTTTCAGCTGATTTTAGCCGTAAGTTAGGCGAACGTGGATGGCTAGGTATGACATGGCCAAAAAAATATGGCGGACACGAGCGAACAGCATTTGAACGGTTTGTGGTAACCGAAGAGCTGTTAGCAGCCGGTGCTCCTGTTGCGGCGCATTGGTTTGCAGACCGCCAAACCGGCCCTCTTTTATTGAACTATGGCACCGAATATCAACGGCAAACGTTATTGCCGAGAATTGTGAGAGGGGAATTGTTTTTCGCCATAGGGTTAAGTGAACCAAATTCCGGTTCTGATTTAGCTTCTATTTCAACACGTGCGAAGAAATCAGGGAATAAATGGGTGATCAATGGCAGTAAAATATGGTCCAGCGGTGCACACCATGCCCATTATATTGTTGTATTATTGCGAACAGCAACACATGGCGAGAAAAAACATGAAGGACTCAGTCAAATGATTGTTGATCTTTCAGCCCCTGGGGTAACGGTTCGGCCGATCTATTTGATGACGGGCGAGCATCATTTTAATGAAGTGATTTTCGAGGATGTGGAAATTTCAGAAGGCATGATCGTTGGGGAAGTAGGGGGTGGCTGGAAACAGAGTATGGCCGAACTTGCCTATGAGCGAAGTGGACCGGAACGTTTTCTAAGCACCTATCCCTTATTAAAAGAACTTATTAATCAACTTTCAGAAACATCAGGTCAACACGCAAACATTAAAATTGGAAAATTGGCTTCACGATTATGGACACTCCGATGCATGTCATTAGGTGTCGCGGGGTTGCTTGAGAAGGGAGACTCACCTAATATCGCGGCATCATTAGTGAAAGATTTAGGGACACAGTTCGAAAAGGATGTTATAGACGTTGCGAGAGAACTTATACCGAGCAGGCCGTCAATGAATGCGCCAACAAAATTTGAAACACTACTGGCAGAATCGATATTACATGCGCCAGGGTTCACGCTTCGTGGAGGAACAACCGAAATTTTGCGAAGCATTATAGCGAGGGGGATAGGGGTATAA
- a CDS encoding acyl-CoA dehydrogenase family protein yields MSDIQPMLVDTATKIMKDFCTKEVINKAEEGEFPHDLWEALEETGMTSIGIPEDIGGVGGDLEDAMSLLKISGKFAAPIPLAETLLAKLILSFARLPLLNGPLSLLPAQNNDQISFRKTDDAWAVSGKAQYVPWARDVKNIVVFGATSAGQMIVSYVSTDDCQITQGQNLAGEPRDEVMLPDILIDNDRIAPSHNLMGEDIWNRGALTRTALMAGALENILELTLTYAKEREQFGRPIGKFQAVKQQLAVLAGEVTASGIAADAAVSAYEQGGQNQEIAMAKIQVGEAAKAVTNIAHQVHGAMGFTDEHPLHHSTRRLWSWQDEYGSESEWAELLGSEILENSSEQVWSMVTD; encoded by the coding sequence ATGAGTGACATTCAACCAATGCTTGTCGATACAGCGACCAAAATCATGAAAGATTTTTGTACGAAAGAGGTCATCAATAAAGCAGAAGAAGGAGAATTCCCTCATGACCTCTGGGAAGCATTAGAAGAAACCGGAATGACGTCCATTGGTATACCGGAGGACATTGGGGGAGTAGGCGGTGATCTGGAGGATGCCATGAGTTTGTTGAAAATTTCTGGTAAATTTGCTGCTCCCATCCCTCTGGCAGAGACCTTGCTTGCTAAATTGATATTAAGTTTTGCACGTCTACCTTTATTAAATGGACCTCTTTCCCTGTTACCGGCACAAAATAATGACCAAATCTCTTTTAGAAAAACAGATGACGCTTGGGCGGTGTCAGGAAAAGCCCAATATGTCCCTTGGGCACGTGATGTGAAGAACATTGTCGTCTTTGGTGCGACAAGTGCCGGTCAAATGATCGTTTCTTATGTTTCCACGGACGATTGCCAAATCACTCAGGGCCAAAATCTAGCAGGCGAACCAAGAGATGAAGTTATGTTGCCTGATATCTTAATTGATAATGATAGGATTGCTCCCTCCCATAATTTAATGGGAGAAGATATTTGGAACAGAGGCGCACTTACGCGAACCGCTCTTATGGCTGGCGCACTTGAAAATATACTAGAGTTAACACTGACATATGCAAAAGAACGGGAACAATTTGGAAGGCCAATCGGAAAATTTCAAGCTGTGAAACAACAATTAGCCGTCTTGGCAGGGGAAGTGACGGCTTCAGGAATAGCAGCCGATGCTGCTGTTTCTGCATATGAACAAGGTGGACAAAATCAGGAAATAGCAATGGCCAAAATCCAAGTTGGCGAAGCTGCAAAAGCAGTAACAAACATTGCTCATCAAGTTCATGGGGCTATGGGCTTCACCGATGAACACCCATTACATCATAGCACGAGACGATTATGGTCATGGCAAGATGAATACGGCTCCGAAAGTGAATGGGCTGAACTCTTAGGGAGTGAAATTCTGGAAAACAGTTCAGAGCAAGTGTGGTCAATGGTCACGGATTAA